From Triticum urartu cultivar G1812 chromosome 2, Tu2.1, whole genome shotgun sequence, a single genomic window includes:
- the LOC125540956 gene encoding uncharacterized protein LOC125540956, with protein MADAWTRTPAAFPRPQDAPSPPKHLCNKVVTIGGTMGWVDLWDSMILCDVHVPAPSGEEEPPGPRLLRYVPLPEPMQPDNGLPLYGMSSTSSFFRDIAVVNGRIKFVDLQLHACPGSRTPNGWTAVTWSMAPADSGFTKDGELNSRDMVNPMEPSLFVGHPTLSSCNDNVLYLMAKTSLYDSMSQVITVNMKEKTVGRTAKYTTQRDASMAFAYTRTTISNFRARDSKGNKKRPGSVLHESFRKKLPAINPSEDLPTMGDEGDPIQLE; from the exons ATGGCTGACGCTTGGACCCGCACACCCGCTGCCTTTCCACGGCCGCAGGACGCTCCTAGTCCTCCGAAGCATCTCTGCAACAAGGTCGTCACTATAGGAGGCACCATGGGTTGGGTCGATCTCTGGGACAGCATGATCCTCTGCGACGTGCATGTCCCTGCTCCTTCCGGGGAGGAGGAACCCCCCGGCCCCAGGCTGCTCCGCTACGTACCGCTGCCGGAGCCAATGCAGCCGGACAACGGCCTCCCTCTCTATGGCATGTCTTCCACTTCGTCCTTCTTCCGGGACATCGCTGTTGTCAATGGCCGGATCAAGTTCGTCGACCTTCAGCTCCATGCCTGCCCGGGCTCGCGCACCCCGAATGGTTGGACGGCCGTCACATGGAGCATGGCGCCTGCTGATTCGGGTTTCACCAAGGACGGGGAGCTGAATTCCCGTGATATGGTCAACCCCATGGAGCCTTCCCTGTTTGTTGGTCACCCCACGCTCAGCTCCTGTAATGACAATGTTCTCTACCTGATGGCCAAGACCAGCCTATATGACAGTATGTCACAGGTGATTACTGTTAACatgaaggagaagacggtgggGCGAACCGCAAAATACACCACACAACGAGACGCCAGCATGGCCTTCGCGTACACGCGCACTACCATCTCTAACTTTCGCGCCCGAG ATTCAAAGGGCAACAAAAAGCGACCAGGGTCGGTGTTGCACGAATCCTTTCGGAAGAAGCTGCCTGCGATCAATCCCAGCGAAGATCTGCCTACGATGGGTGATGAAGGGGATCCTATCCAGTTGGAATAG